The Melospiza georgiana isolate bMelGeo1 chromosome 1, bMelGeo1.pri, whole genome shotgun sequence genome contains the following window.
CTCTGTCAAAAACCAGTTTTCACCCTAGGACATGCTTGTACGcggaaagaaaaagaaggtgtAAAGAATGAGGAAAAGTGAAGGGGACTCCTGGAGGACAGTGAGACCAGCTACAGAGGATACTGTAGAACCATTTTCTGTACCTTCTTATGCAAGTTTTGGAAAGAAGTGGTTACAGGAGAGACAGAAGGGAAGATGTCTGTGACTCTGAATTTAACAAGGAAATTCTGGAGGGACTGCATCAAGAGATCTCTATATAACACACAGATGTCATCTGTGCAATCCCATTCCAATTACTGCAGAGGCTGATGGAATTTCTAGAGGCTATCTGCTTGGAATGAGGGCATATTAAATCAGTTACAGTGGGTGAGACCAGCTAGGACAGCAACACAGTGAATGGGGTGGTTTTCTCTTGAGGGTGTGTGTGGGGGGTATGTGTCTGTGGGTTATAAATTGTTTTGCAGAGTACTTCATATCATAGAGCATGTGTTGAGCTTTTGATTCTCAAAATAACAAGGCCAACCCTCTCAAACAAGTTAGAAACCTGTGGCACAGAAGTGATAAGTCAGCTCAGAGGAGTGGGGTAGGGATCACAAGAAAGGAAAGATGTCTGCATGTGGAGAAGGTGAAAACCACCAACTCTAACAATCATTTCTCTCCAGCTGGGTTACAGCAAGGAACCTAAAAAGCCAAGatttgggaaagaaaggaaCTCAAAAGCAGGGAAACCCAGACAGTGCTAAAGATGTTAACAAACCATGTtccaaaaagcaaagaaatgtgaaatgctACTCTTTTACTTTCCTGGCCAACAGTCTATGCTGGGGAACACCTGTGGAATGAGCAGAGGTAACTCTCTGCAGTTGTGTGCAGGCTGCTTGTCTGGCTGTGAGGCACCTCTTCCCCAGGCATCAGCCTGGCTTCTTCAGAAGTCACTGCCAGGCCAGACAGACATCTATGGGATCATCTATGGGATCATCTATGGGATCAAAGCAACTGAGTTTCTCCTGGAAATACTGCAGAGAGGCATCCAACATACTGTGTCTAGCACATGGCACGCCCTCAAAGTTTGTCCTGCAAACTACAACAAACAATGCATGAGACTTGCATGGATCTGACATGATGGGGAATCACCTACGTGTCCCAAAGGAATGGTCCCACTATGGACACCCCATACTTACCTTCCAGTGTCTCACAGTGTTTCAAAGCACAATTTGATGGCAAACTCAACTGCTTCCTTCGGTTCAGGTCTGTCTTgtcacagacacagcagcatcATCCCATTTGTTCCTTGGTGAAATCATGAAACACAGATATTTATGCCTtaagattttctgaaaaaatgacattttaccAGCCATAAATTATAAAGACAGTTATGCCTTTGCAAACTACTCCCAGCAAAACTGGATGGACTCCGTAATTACTTCTTGCAATCCCAAACATGCAGATCAAGATTATCTATTGAAATGCCAGGCATAAGTTATTCATTAACTAAAACCATTCTGTAATTTTATTGATATATTTTGTGGAGTTCACATATTTTTGTACAGCAAACGTAACACTGTAGGCCACAAGAAGCTGCAGCACTATTGTTTAATAGCAGCAAGGTATATTTTATAATCAGGGTATGTGGACAATAAATAGTCTGTTTCTTTGGATGTGAATGTTTAAAATgaagttctgctgcagcttcatAACGTGATTGCTATTTTACAGAGCTTatacacaaaaatatatatgcaaTCTTTTTGTCTATATTTTATACAAATACAACAGTAGTTTGTGAATACATTTTAAAGTACATATACATGATAAGCAACTCAATTTCCCATATCACAGGATAGCaaattttaaatgcaagaaACATATACAAATTCAGTCTGGAATGCAGggttttctgtgttcttttttttttctctatttttttccgACTCAAAACTTTTatcattaaaaacattttagcATACAAGTCCAAACAATTTTTCCAAGACCAAACAATTATAGCTAAAAATATCATTTCAGCAATCTGAGTCAGGTTTGGGTGTGACATCATTCACCAATATACTCTTCCCAGTTTTTGTCTAAGGCTTTTAGTAACATATAGTATGTTCTTCACTCCACACCATACAAAAAGCCCACATTTAACATTAACTAGCAGTCACCTATTTTTGTGAACAAGAGCTGGGCTTGTCAGCGTTTAAATTTGCATGTCCAAAATTTTACTTTTGCAAGTGCATATGAATACATTGTGGTGTTGCACAAAAGTTCATTAATGACAAATTAAGTCAcagtataaaaatatatcaTACAACTATAGGTCTAGTATAGTCCTTTTTTTTCTATGGGTAAAAATACATCTGAATGAGACAGGGAGGTTTGTAGCACCATGAGAGGAGTTGTATCCCAAGTTACATTAGCAGCATGATCCAATATAACAATATTGCAGGAGTGTTTCTGAGGAGATAAACATTCACTCTGGTTCAACTGTACCACTGAAGCTTATACTGAAAAGTGTTTACATATGATTAGCAATAGTTCTGTGTCACTTCCAGGGCTAGATAACTGTTATCAAAAGACACTGCCTTCCAACAAAAGTAAGACACCCTTATTGCATAAAAGCTTTGGGACTACCCAAACACATTTTGAACTACTGTGGCATTACTTGTAAGTTGAGCATGATGCTAAGTAAGCTGTGGTTTAAACTGTACACTGGGGGGAAGCAGGATGGGCAGCTAAGCCTATAATGGTTTACTACATACCAGATAAGTACATATATTTCAGAGGCTTATCTATAGACTGAGAAGAATACAGGAGAAGCTGCTAAACCAGTGTATGAGACAGACATAACAAAGGATGCAGGATCCCCATAGCATTTACGGATGCAGGATCAGGCCCAAAGTTAACTTCAGACAGCAGCATAGCGATAGGAtgtgataaaaaaaaatgtatcaaaTACTGcatgttaaatatttttgacaAAGTTTACCATCAAGAACTCCAGAAGACAGTTTGCAAATGGTGAGGACAAACTCCTAATTGTTTTTGACTGGTATTTAAAATGGCAGTAGAAGACAGTGTAGTTTGAAACATGTAAACCTAGTAAAAACCATTGTAAAACCCTTAAGAAAGACACACTGGTTCTGTGCAATATAGCAAATTGATAAGAAAACACTGTAAAAATGTACCTGTTTAAAATTACAATGTCTACCATTTTGTACACAAAGCATTATACCAAAGGCCTACATATATGTAATCTAATGGCACTTGAAACAAATTATAATAAAAGGTTTTATAATAAAAAGCATAACCTGTAAGAAATTTTCTTAAAAGgtttaggttttcttttttgaaagtGCTATATCTTGTAATATGTGTAACATAGAGGTTGAccaagctttattttaaaaaatattggcCTATAATACAAGTTTAGCTCACTAGGCAAATGATCCTGAAAATATGTACTCTTAACATTCATTATTAGCTTAATAAAGCAATCAGCTCTGGCTCATGTTTCAGTCAGTATATGGTTTTTAAAAACCGCTACTGCCAAATTAACAATAAATCACTCTATTCGACAATTTACTACTAAATAAAGCACAAGCAACAAGtacacaaaaatatatatatttaaaaaaaaaaaaaaaaacaacaacaaaacaaccttACTAGAAGTTTAGAAGTTGCACAAAGAGTGGTGCATGATCAGCCAGCCCTCCCCCCTCCCACCAAGAATCCACGGGAAATCAAGAAAACGGGTTTTAAAAACTGATGGTTTAGTAGTGGCCAATAGTGACTGCCTAAGTGATGCTCAAAAGCACTCTGGTGGTGTTGGTATTGCTTTAAGGGTCAGTCTGCTTCCATGTTACCCTACATCCTAGTTCAGCTGCAAACACTCTGGGTGCAGCCACCCACTGAAACCCTGACTGAATGAGGTTCAATATCTTGTCTGAGGTCTCTATTTCTCAAGTGAAATGTATATCTAACACCAAGTGAAATGTCAATCCCTTTTCAGGAAGCTAAGGCACAAACAAGGTAGTAAGGGTTCTGGCTACGCACTAAGAAACGGGCGTTGGCAAAGTGtctgtgggttttggttttcaCAAGGTCTTTCAGCAGCTGAGGCCGATAACAAGTGGCTCCAGACTAGAAATTTGTGTgtcacaggctgcccagggagggcagcgcTGCCTGGCCACACTGCTGGGCCAGCTGCAGGATGCcaagcacctgcagctttcCTCTGCGGCAGGAAGAGTTGCAGATGCTCGGTTCCACATGGGACATAACTCACTGCAGGAATTAAGTCCATTTATCTTCATCTCAGATTAAAAGGATTGAGAATAAATCCAAGTTTTTCTTAGATGCGTTACAGTCGTTCATGTAAACTAGAGCTACATTCAGTTGCATTCAGCTTGTGCTCTGTTcatctgtgtttttctttcctttagaaaggtgaatggaaaaaaagcaatattGAACAAATCATTCAACTAAAGATGTAAGCAAGCGAGCAATCTGTTTCACAGAAACCAGAGGAAGCAGTCGTGAAGCAGAGCTAAACGCCCACTTTGAGATAACCTGCTCCTAAAACCAAAATCTAGGAGTAGTTTGCAGAATTTCAAAAGGTATTTTCCTTATTAATACATCCTTATTTTAATGCCTTTGGAACACAAAcacatttataaaaatgttatttttcagtaataaaatttaaatacacATATGTATAAAATAGTAAAACTACACCTGCATATTGCTCctagcattaaaaaaaacagtaGGAGCTACTGATAAAACATCCGGAGCATGAGCTCCTTAAATGGGAGCAACTTTTGTTTCTGTGAAGTATATTTAGTTTAACCACTTAAAACCTTGTATGAATTCTCATTATTCATAGTTTGAGAGATACTAATGTACTTGAGTTCCATTTTTTAATTCCTTGTACAAAAATGACAAGGAAAATAATGTTATTGTTGAATTACAGCAAATCTAGTTTGCTTTTATGCATCACagggttggttgttttttaggggttttttttcctcttttggtTATTAGGGGTTGGGGAATAGAATATATATTGCATTAGGTAAAAGTGGTGTAAGCAATATGCTTTTACTTCACTCCTAAGAGTCCTGTCTTTAAATCTTGGCAATGGGCAAAAAGTCCCTAACCAAGTACCCAGGTGTAGAAAGTGTGATTAACATCTAACTTGTTGCTTAGGAGGACATAACACACCATGTAACACAACTGAAAAGATCACtccaataaaaacaaaacaaaacaaactggTAGTTGCAAATTTACATTCACTTTCTGACTGCACACTAGTTTTGAACTGAAAATAGGTACACACTTTCTGGCTGGACTTGATCCACCCTTTGGCGGTGGCAGCGGGGAGAAGACTGACGCCTACAAACGTGAACACACTACTGGAAGGTTCCTATGCAGTACTCTCTCTATGCTACTAAAGAGACAAAAACAGCAAGTTAAGAATTCAAACAAAAACTGCGACAAAATATTCTGCATTACTACGTTACAACACTTTTATATTTCAAGATCAGCCATTAATTTTGCCTGTTTCCCTATACCAGAGTCACGAAAGCACAACAACAGTTTCAAATTCAACTTGAAACATCTGTCATTTAGGCAAGCAGAGATTCTCTGTCGAAATTCTGTTCAGCCCTAATTTTAGAGAATtacactaattttttttttttctgttatccATAACAGGCCACCAAAATTTAAGCCAGAAAATGGCAAAATTCTTAACAACTTTTATAATGACTTCAATACAAGTCAAAATGctatatatatgtacatgtgTATATATGGACttctatatatacacacacaagttttcagaaaaatctgaattctatattaattttaaaaatttagatTTGTCATTATAGAACAGGTCAGATGTGTCACCATTTGGGAAGAGGATTTGTTTGGAAAcagaatgcagatttttttccccaaatctcAGGAATCCTTGTGatacatattttaaatggaTTATTTGCAAATAGTAGAATATATTAAAAGGTAAAAGTGGCAGTTCTACCACTGACATTAATAAAACAGACTAGCTGGTATGGttgaaaaagttttaaaaacgGGATGAGTTTGTGAGTTTGCTTGGGATGACTTTCTACTGAACATTTTAAATGTGTAAATTGgcagtgaaaatgaaaacaatacaatgagactgttaaaaaaaaacaacaaaccaaagtAAACACAGCTGAGAATAAACactttcaaaacattttaaaaaagttaatttaaatttcttacTGGCTTCATGAGATTGGTACTGTACAAAAGCAGAGAATTCATAATGTCTTATAGTAGGCACTAAGTTAAAAATGGTCACCTAAGGCATTTCTACAAATAGACAGTTAACAAGCCAGCTTTGTACATCCTATTGGAAAGCTTGATGAAATCGTGGTAGGGTGGTGGTTGTGCTTAGACTGCTTGTGAAAGCTGCTGACAATGAGTGCAGAGACCCAAGACCTATACTATTGCTAGGATCTTGTGGATCCTGGGTTTGTGGTGGGAGTTGAGTCATAGAAGAATGTGCCTCCTCTTGCGTATAACTCATCCCGAGGTTTCCCACTGAAACAGAAGGATTATAGGGAGGGCCATTTACAGGTATGAAGTTGAACAGCTGAGAGAAGTCCAATGATGGGGCATTTAGAGGTTCACTAATAGGAACGGAGCCCTTGGAAAGGGAAACTTCCCCAGACCCATCATCTAGTGGCCCTACTTGTGGATCCAGCCCTAGTTTTGATGAAGATGCTTGAGAATCCTGGGATGAAGAAGGCATACCACTTTGCAACTCCATTAGGTAACTTTCTATTTCCCCTTTCAATGGCTGTTCTTTTTCAGGCATAGAAATTGAGTATGAGGTAGTACCGAGTGGGTATTTCAACGATAGCTGGTGAGAAGGGTGGACAGACTCCATATCTATTGGACAAGGCATTCCCAATGGTAACGACGTGGCAACCATTTGGTGTGCAGATGCAGAACTCTGCATGGACTGAATCTGAGTGTTGTAGAGATTTAATTGCAAAGTGTTTGTAAATGGCTTTGATGTCAGTTCACTGGAAGGTAAAGACATCACTGGAAGCAGCTCATCCTTAATAGGCACAGAAACATTGCAGGTAAAGGGATCTAGAAGGTCCATTGGCTCTGTTTTGACCTTCAGAAGTTCCTGGTTGTGACTTTTCTTCATGTGGCGCGTGAGGTGATCCTTGCGCCCGAATCTCTGTGCACAGTACTGACAGAGGAAGTCCTTTCTTCCAGTGTGCACTACCATGTGTCTGCGGACATCCTTTCGGGTGTAGAACCGACGGTCACAGTGTTCACACTGGTGCTTTTTCTCCTTCACTCCACCCGATGACTTGCCTGCATGAGTTTTTaggtgctccagcagcactcctGTGCTTTCAAAAGTCTGCAAACATACCTTACAGGTGAGGTCACCACTTGTTGCAGCATGCAAAGCCAGGTGACGTTTGAACCCAAGCTTGGTATTGTAGTTCTTTCCACATTCTTCACACTTAAAGGCCTCTTTGTTGGGATTGTGTGTATGTAGGTGATTCTTTAGGTGATCTTTTCGGTGAAACATTTTCTCACAATAATTACACTTGTGGGTTTTCTCAGGAGAATGAGTAGCCATATGCCTTTAAACACAGATATATTCTGTAAGTAATTATTTTGATCAAAAAACACATGAGCTCATTTTTTAATGGCAGCTATATACTACGCTAAGGGCTGCTTTGCAACAGAACCTTTTAACTGAAAGCATGACACTACAAAGACAGTTTGACAAATTTAAATATAGCAAACCGCGAGCCATTTCTCTTAAACTGACACTTTAGTTTTGGTGGGTCTTAGCTACGGTAACAGGGGTATATGGGCAAGTATGAAAGTACTCGTGTAAAAGTCCATAGCCAAAGAACTTTCAGTCCATACTCTTTTTCTTGTGACAATTCCTTATACAAATGAAAATTCTACgctcattaaaaacaaaacaaaacaaaacaaaaacaaacaaacggaaaacaaaagcagaaaacaaattaagaaacaaaatcaaagaCATTAGCTTGCAAACTTAGGTAATTTAGAATTCTAGAAACAATCCAATAGCTACTTTAATTAACACATCCTCTCTGCAATCAGCTGAAGGCGTACAGAAATATATACTTTTACACGGCTTAACACGGCCAACATAAAATAGATAATATAATCTGAAAGATAAATAGAGTTTAATACCTTAGTAATTTGTACTTAGAAACAAAGGCCTTGGTGCAGTCTTGTTGTGTGCACTTGTAGGGCCTCTCTCCTGTGTGAGAGTATGAGTGAACCTTTAATTTCTCAACACTGTTAAAGGCCTTGTCACACAGTTGGCAAGGAAAGTTTTTTCTTGGTTTGGTTTCACCACGCTTACGTTTCCCTGAAGGGACTTTCTGGGTATCTCTTACTTCTGACAAATCACCAGGAATGACAGTGGCCATCGCAGCCTAAACCAGGCCTTCTTGTTGGACACTTGGGAATTGCCCAACTCCACTAAATGATTTAGCTTTAGATGGCTTCTCAAGTTTCATGTGGTcgtaaaagaaagcaaaaggggactggaaaaaaaaaataagaaacaacTAGTTTGTAACTAAACTTAGATTTTGAAGTTTACTTGCTATGTGATGCTTCTgaataaaacttaaaaataaagttaGGTTCAGCTGGTCTAACGTAATACCTACAGGTTTCTTTATACTATTTGCTGCAACTCTTAAAATGCATTGCTCAGGATGAACAGATCCACATATGCCCTGAGATCACACCTCACAACTTTCCCCTCAAGCACTGATGGAGAAGAGCAGAGTTTCTGTCAGATCAAGGGAGGCATCAGGCAAAGGCCTACCTACCCAGGCACCTTTTGGCAGCTTCCAATTTCAAAAGATTTACAGCCACGCCTCTGGTGTTTGCACAGACATCCCCCCCTCCCGACACACACACAACTATCAAAGCCTGTAAGCCTCAAAATGTTTGAAAACCTACAGAAAGCACAGCAGTACCCATGCAGACACTATGGAGGGCAAAGCTCATGTTCCCGATTGGATGTACCTCCCTCCCTGTGATTACTGCACATCTACACATCTACGCTGGGAAAATGCACGCACTGCCAATGATGCCTAACACCAGGTGAAATTCTCCTGTAAACTCACTCACCCTCTACTAACCGAGACTTGATCTATGAATGACACAAGTCCCATGGATTAGGGTTAGATTAGACAGATCAGGGTTTTATCAGCCCAGTGCTGGAGACCCCCAGCCTTCTCATGCTACCCTGTGAGACACGAAGGCTGTAAGCATTCAGACTCAGGTTAGCTCAGGATGGAGGCTCCAAGTCCTGCCCCTGTGGCATAGCAAAATGTCAACTAAACAGGAGGCTTTCACTGTCAGGAAGTGCATGACGTGATCCTCGTGTCTGACTTGTGGGTGAGAAGTTTTAAATTTGTCATCTGGTATCATATAGTGGCAACGGGGCACCTGGCACCACAGGGCACTCAACAGCCCTCCTTTGTCAGGGCTTGCTGACAGCTTCACTTCATCCTTGGAGCACAACTGCTACTATAGATACCAAAATCCTGTGCTACCCAGAGTGGGAAGGGTGGAGCGTGaggtctgcagcagcagggacaaggaggacagcaggacagcactCAACGCAAGCATTTTTGAGGGCTGGAAAGCTCCAAAATTTAGCCTTTCTCCCTTGAAAGTGCCAGCACCAACCCCCAGCCCCGGTGTCAtggctggcagctgctgtcccctccgGTCCCTGCCGGGGCAGCTGTACAGGAGGCAGCCaagctgggccgggccgggctgggccgggcggcaccggggccgggcagcgcctcagccctggcagcagggccggGAAGGCCgcagctgctgggacaggtggggctgggcagctggaGCCGGGCAGGCAccaccaggctgcagctgctccagcccaacGCCATCTCCTTGGAAAACAAACCGGGCTCTTCCCTGCTGGCAGTGAGGGAGCCCTGGCCCTAGCTGGCCTCTCAcccctgctggggctcagcagagaTGGAGGCAGCAATTGCTTCAGAGAGAAGTGGAGAGCAGcgcccaggtgtgccagggggGAAACTACACGGTCTTTGCAAGTGCCCCAGCATGGTCCTGGAAGAAagcaagaaggaaggaaagccTGTGTTTCCCTCAATGCAtgacagcacaggagaagcagggAGAGGAAGCGGAAGTGCCTCTTTAATGTCTGCATTATAAGAAATCCTCAGACTTGAGACCTCCATTTGAAATGTGTATACAGAGTATGTCTTTGTCTAagccttttcctcctttcttcccattttccctTGTCTTTAGAGGAGGAGAGAAGTACTGGTACACCAAGATGGAAATCTGCTTCCTTTCAACCCTGAAGTCCTTGAACGACAGGTTAAACTATGCTACCTCCTTTAAACTAGCAGTTTTGCAAGACCACTTTATTCCCTTAAACTTCCTAAGGAAACACTAACTTCTTTTAAAGATACCTCATGAGAGAAAAGGCATTTCTTTAAGGACTCTCTTGATTTCAGATTTGTCTCAAACTCATTCCCACTCGTGGGATGAAGCCTGGA
Protein-coding sequences here:
- the PLAG1 gene encoding zinc finger protein PLAG1 isoform X2, giving the protein MATHSPEKTHKCNYCEKMFHRKDHLKNHLHTHNPNKEAFKCEECGKNYNTKLGFKRHLALHAATSGDLTCKVCLQTFESTGVLLEHLKTHAGKSSGGVKEKKHQCEHCDRRFYTRKDVRRHMVVHTGRKDFLCQYCAQRFGRKDHLTRHMKKSHNQELLKVKTEPMDLLDPFTCNVSVPIKDELLPVMSLPSSELTSKPFTNTLQLNLYNTQIQSMQSSASAHQMVATSLPLGMPCPIDMESVHPSHQLSLKYPLGTTSYSISMPEKEQPLKGEIESYLMELQSGMPSSSQDSQASSSKLGLDPQVGPLDDGSGEVSLSKGSVPISEPLNAPSLDFSQLFNFIPVNGPPYNPSVSVGNLGMSYTQEEAHSSMTQLPPQTQDPQDPSNSIGLGSLHSLSAAFTSSLSTTTTLPRFHQAFQ
- the PLAG1 gene encoding zinc finger protein PLAG1 isoform X1 yields the protein MATVIPGDLSEVRDTQKVPSGKRKRGETKPRKNFPCQLCDKAFNSVEKLKVHSYSHTGERPYKCTQQDCTKAFVSKYKLLRHMATHSPEKTHKCNYCEKMFHRKDHLKNHLHTHNPNKEAFKCEECGKNYNTKLGFKRHLALHAATSGDLTCKVCLQTFESTGVLLEHLKTHAGKSSGGVKEKKHQCEHCDRRFYTRKDVRRHMVVHTGRKDFLCQYCAQRFGRKDHLTRHMKKSHNQELLKVKTEPMDLLDPFTCNVSVPIKDELLPVMSLPSSELTSKPFTNTLQLNLYNTQIQSMQSSASAHQMVATSLPLGMPCPIDMESVHPSHQLSLKYPLGTTSYSISMPEKEQPLKGEIESYLMELQSGMPSSSQDSQASSSKLGLDPQVGPLDDGSGEVSLSKGSVPISEPLNAPSLDFSQLFNFIPVNGPPYNPSVSVGNLGMSYTQEEAHSSMTQLPPQTQDPQDPSNSIGLGSLHSLSAAFTSSLSTTTTLPRFHQAFQ